The Polaromonas sp. SP1 DNA window TTTTTCAAAGGGGCTGTTCGGGCTGCCCTGCGTCCGGCAAAACCGGACTGGCAGATCAGGCGCCCAGCTTTTCCTTGATACGTGCAGATTTGCCGCTGCGGCTACGCAGGTAGTACAGCTTGGCGCGACGCACATCACCGCGGCGCTTGACTTCAATCTTGGCGATCAGCGGGCTGTACACCTGGAAGGTGCGCTCGACGCCTTCGCCGTTGGAAATCTTGCGGACGATGAAGCTGGAGTTCAGGCCGCGATTGCGCTTGGCAATCACCACACCTTCAAAAGCCTGCACACGCTTGCGGGTACCTTCAACCACGTTCACGCTCACGATGACGGTGTCGCCGGGTGCGTATGCGGGGATGGTCTTGTTGAGGCGGGAAATTTCTTCCTGCTCGAGGGTCTGGATCAGATTCATGATTTTTCCATCTAACTTCTTCGTTCATTCACGCGCTACGCTAAAGACCGCAAATCCATGGATTCATCCGGAGATGACTCAGATGGTTGCAGTGGCCGCCAGAGGATCGAAAAGCCTTTGATTATAGCAAGGCGGCGCTTTTTCAAGCGTCTTTGTCCGGGTTTTCGACCAAATCGGCCAGGAAAGCCTCGTCGCTTTCGCTCAAATACCCACTCTGCCGCGCCTTTTGCACCAATTCGGGGCGCTGGCGCTGGGTCAAGGCCAAGCGTTGCTCACGCCGCCAGCGCTCGATGTGGGCGTGGTTTCCGGACATCAGCGTGGCCGGCACGGGCTGGCCGCGCCAGTTTTCGGGCCGCGTGTAATGGGGGCAATCAAGCAGGCCGTCGAGCGCCGGGTTGAAGCTGTCCAGTTGGTGGCTGCCCTCGTCATTGAGCACCCCGGGCTGCAAGCGAGCCACGGCGTCCAGCAGGGCCATGGCGGCGATTTCACCGCCCGAAAGCACGAAGTCACCCAGACTGATCTGAAGATCAACATGGGCCTGGATAAAGCGCTGGTCAAGCCCTTCATAGCGGCCGCAGATCAGCACCGCGCCGGCGCTGGCCGACCAGCTTTCAACGCCGGCATGGTCCAGGGCCTTGCCGACGGGAGAAAAGAGAACAGTGGGCGCCTTGGGCGCGCCGCTTGCCGCACGGTCGGCCTGGATTTTTTCGAGGCAGAGTGCGAGCGGCTCGGCCATCATCACCATGCCGGGACCGCCGCCGAAGGAGCGGTCGTCAACCCGGCGGTAGTTGCCCTCGGCAAATTCGCGGGGGTTCCAGAGCCTGACGTCTACCAGGCCTGACTCGTAGGCACGGCGAGTGACACCGCTGGCCAAAAAAGGCGCGAAGAGCTCGGGGAACAGGGTGATGACGTCAAAGCGCATGGAGGGTCTATTTTGCGCGAGCCCGGCGCGCAAGGGCAATCAGCCCTGCAGGGCAAGCCAAATCAGTAATCGGGCTGCCAGTCGACGGTGATGCATTTGCCGGCGATATCGACAGCATCGACGTAGACAGAGACAAAGGGGATCATGCGTTCGGCGCTTACGCTGGTTCCGTCTTCCTGCTGGGCGGTGTATTCGACGCACAGCACTGAATGCGGGCCGGTGGCCATCAGGTCGCGCACCTGGCCCAGGGCCATGCCTTCGCGGTTGACCACATTCAGGCCGATCAGGTCGACCCAGTAGTACTCGTCTTTGGAGGCGGCGGGAAAGCTGCTGCGCGGCAAGAAGATGCGCGCGCCGCGCAAGGCCTCGGCGGCATTGCGGTCGTCCAGGCCGGTGAACTTGGCGACGACGGAATCGGAGTGGACTTTGGCTTCGTCGACGCTGAGCGTGACGGTGCCGGAAAATACGGTAAACCCTGGGCGAAATTTGGCGTCAGGCGCCTGCAAAAACCAGGATTTGGCCGCAAAAAGCGCTTCTGGATCGGTGCTGTGCGGCAGGATTTTCACCCAGCCCTTGACACCCCATGCATCCAGGATGCGCCCGACTTCGATGGCGTCGTCCGGCAGGCTTGAGGGTGTCAAGCCAGCGGACGGCTGAAGGCCGGGCTGCATCAAATCTCTAGATCAGTGCGGTTTTCAGGCCGTCTTGACGGCAGCGGAAGCACCTTGCTTGACCAGGCGCAGAACGGTAGGGGACGGCTGGGCGCCCACACCGATCCAGTGGGTCAGGCGGTCTTGCGCAATGCGCAGGCCTTCTTCGCCACCTTTGGCGATCGGGTTGTAAAAACCGATGCGCTCGATGAAACGGCCATCGCGGCGAACGCGTTTGTCAGCCACAACAATATTGAAAAAAGGACGGTGCTTGGAACCGCCGCGTGCAAGTCGAATGACGACCATGATTTATCCTTCGGGTGGTGGGGCTTACCGGTAAGGTAGATACCCCAATGTTCTGCAGCGCTTGAGACACACGACATGGCCACCCGGCCAGCGAATTGCTGCAAAGCCTGAGATTATAGCCTGCGGAACGGTTTTGGCCCAAACTCACCTCCCCCGCCCTCCCATACCCTTGAACCTGCGACCCACATGCCCCTCATACGCCCCAGCCGCGACGAAGACATTCCCGCCATCACCGCCCTCTACGGCCATCACGTGCTCCACAGCACGGGCACCTTTGAAACCGAGCCGCCCGGCGTGGCGGACATGACCGCCCGCCGGGCCGACGTGCTGTCCAAAGGACTGCCTTACCTGGTGGCTGAAGACGGCGGGAAAATCGCGGGCTTTGCCTATGGCAACTGGTTCAAGCCGCGCCCGGCCTACCGGTTTTCGGTGGAAGACTCGATTTACCTGGCGCCCGACCAGCACCGCAAAGGCCTGGGCCGCGCCCTGCTGGCCGAGTTGCTGGCCCGGCTCGAGGCAGTGGGCATCCGCAAGACCATGGCCGTGATCGGCGACTCGGCCAACGCCGGCTCGGTGGGCGTGCACCGCTCGCTGGGCTTCACCGAGGTCGGCACCATCGCCTCCTGCGGATGGAAGTTCGGCGCCTGGCGCGACATCGTCATCATGGAAAAGACCTTGGGCGCAGGCAGCACGCTGCCACCCCAAGATGCGCCCGCCGCATAATCGCCGCATGCAAGCAACCGCCTCGAACGCCACTAAGGCCCCTAAAGCCGCCAAAAACAAAACCCTGGCCGCCTGGCTGGCCTTTATCGGGGGCCAGCTTGGCGTGCACCGCCTTTACCTGTTCGGCCTAGGCGACGTCTGGGCGTGGATGCACCCCATCGCGGCCGCGCTGGGCTGGTGGGGTGTCGAGCGCGTACGCCTGTACGGCCAGGACGACCACCTGGCCTGGGTGCTGATCCCGCTGCTGGGCTTCACGCTGGCAGGCACCGCGCTCACCGCAATTTATTACGGCCTGATGTCGACGGACAAATGGAACGCGCTGCACAACACGGGCACGCCCGGTACCCAGGCCGGCAACACCAACTGGCTCACCATAGGCGCGGTCGTGTTCGCCCTGCTGTTCGGCACCATCTCACTGATGTCCAGCATCGTCTTCAGCTTTCAGCGCTACTTCGAATACCAGGTCGAAGAAGCCCGCAAGATCAGTCAGTAGAGCACCCACGCTCCCCCACTTCGTGTGGGTCGCTGCCCCCCGAGGGGGCCGCCCGCCTGTGGCCCGGCAAAGCCGGTTCCACGGCTCATGCTGGGTTTAAAAGGGACGAAAACCAAGGGTGCCGCGGGACTGGCTTCGCCAGACCGCAGGCGCCGCCCCCTGCAAGGGGGGAACAGGCTACACGAAGTGAGCCTGGACGGGGGTGTTCAAAAGACCTGCAAACTGACCCAGTAGGCGATTGCGGCGACGAAGGCCGAGGCAGGGATCGTGAAAATCCAGGCCCAAACGATATTGCCGGCCACGCCCCAGCGCACGGCAGACGCACGCTGCGTGGAGCCGACGCCCACGATGGCACCGGTGATGGTGTGCGTGGTGGAAACAGGGATACCCAGCCCGGTCGCCAGGAACAGCGTCATCGCACCGCCGGTTTCAGCGCAGAAGCCGCCCACGGGTTTGAGCTTGGTGATTTTCTGGCCCATGGTTTTCACGATGCGCCAGCCGCCGAACATGGTGCCGAAGCCGATGGCGATGTAGCAGACGATGACCACCCAGACTGGCAGGTATTCGGTGGTCGCCATCATCCAGGTCGGCAGGCCCTGAACATTGCTGGTGGTCGCAGCGATCAGCAGCAGCCAGATAATGCCGGCCGTCTTTTGCGCATCGTTGCCGCCATGCCCCAGGCTATACGCACCGGCAGACACCAGCTGCAGCCGGCGAAACCACCGGTCGGCCTTCGACGGCGTCGTCCGGCGGCACACCCAGGCCACCGCCACCATCATCAGCGAGCCGAGCAGGAAGCCGAGCAGGGGCGAGACAAAGATAAAAGCCACCACCTTGAACACGCCTGACGCGATCAGGGCACTTGCACCGGCCTTGGCGATGACAGCGCCCACGATGCCGCCGAT harbors:
- the rplS gene encoding 50S ribosomal protein L19 produces the protein MNLIQTLEQEEISRLNKTIPAYAPGDTVIVSVNVVEGTRKRVQAFEGVVIAKRNRGLNSSFIVRKISNGEGVERTFQVYSPLIAKIEVKRRGDVRRAKLYYLRSRSGKSARIKEKLGA
- the trmD gene encoding tRNA (guanosine(37)-N1)-methyltransferase TrmD, with translation MRFDVITLFPELFAPFLASGVTRRAYESGLVDVRLWNPREFAEGNYRRVDDRSFGGGPGMVMMAEPLALCLEKIQADRAASGAPKAPTVLFSPVGKALDHAGVESWSASAGAVLICGRYEGLDQRFIQAHVDLQISLGDFVLSGGEIAAMALLDAVARLQPGVLNDEGSHQLDSFNPALDGLLDCPHYTRPENWRGQPVPATLMSGNHAHIERWRREQRLALTQRQRPELVQKARQSGYLSESDEAFLADLVENPDKDA
- the rimM gene encoding ribosome maturation factor RimM (Essential for efficient processing of 16S rRNA), translated to MQPGLQPSAGLTPSSLPDDAIEVGRILDAWGVKGWVKILPHSTDPEALFAAKSWFLQAPDAKFRPGFTVFSGTVTLSVDEAKVHSDSVVAKFTGLDDRNAAEALRGARIFLPRSSFPAASKDEYYWVDLIGLNVVNREGMALGQVRDLMATGPHSVLCVEYTAQQEDGTSVSAERMIPFVSVYVDAVDIAGKCITVDWQPDY
- the rpsP gene encoding 30S ribosomal protein S16 yields the protein MVVIRLARGGSKHRPFFNIVVADKRVRRDGRFIERIGFYNPIAKGGEEGLRIAQDRLTHWIGVGAQPSPTVLRLVKQGASAAVKTA
- a CDS encoding GNAT family N-acetyltransferase, whose translation is MPLIRPSRDEDIPAITALYGHHVLHSTGTFETEPPGVADMTARRADVLSKGLPYLVAEDGGKIAGFAYGNWFKPRPAYRFSVEDSIYLAPDQHRKGLGRALLAELLARLEAVGIRKTMAVIGDSANAGSVGVHRSLGFTEVGTIASCGWKFGAWRDIVIMEKTLGAGSTLPPQDAPAA
- a CDS encoding inorganic phosphate transporter, which translates into the protein MQTVQAALWVVFLLVFLAIAFDFMNGFHDAANSIATVVSTGVLKPGQAVLFAAFFNFLAYFIFHLSVAATIGKGIVMPGVVDTHVVFGALIGAITWNILTWFYGIPSSSSHALIGGIVGAVIAKAGASALIASGVFKVVAFIFVSPLLGFLLGSLMMVAVAWVCRRTTPSKADRWFRRLQLVSAGAYSLGHGGNDAQKTAGIIWLLLIAATTSNVQGLPTWMMATTEYLPVWVVIVCYIAIGFGTMFGGWRIVKTMGQKITKLKPVGGFCAETGGAMTLFLATGLGIPVSTTHTITGAIVGVGSTQRASAVRWGVAGNIVWAWIFTIPASAFVAAIAYWVSLQVF